From Levilactobacillus zymae, a single genomic window includes:
- the alsS gene encoding acetolactate synthase AlsS: MTINGAEALLQSMINQGIKYVFGLPGAKVDQLFDLLTYSQDPRTPQLVITHHEQNAAFMAAGIGRLTGKPGVVATTSGPGVSNLATGLITATSEGDPVIALGGQVPRNDVARLTHQSIPSKELLTAATKDSVEVQDANNLSETFANAYQTAVAPKAGATFISLPKDVLDDAVTTPAIQPLAPIAQGSADAATLAQVSAKLQAAKLPVILAGMRSSSTAVTAAIHALLQKFSIPVVETFQGAGVISRDLEKDYFGRVGLFRNQIGDAILRESDLVITVGYDPVEYEGRLWNLDRTGDIINLDSIAPEISNDYQPDLVIQADIAKTLTALSQSLPAMTLSDEMVAHLHHLRDHFDSQDAVPATTAGHGVHPLAIVRALQDQVNDDTTVTVDVGSHYIWMARHFRSYKPRHLLFSNGMQTLGVALPWAIAAALERPDQHVVSVAGDGGFLFSSQELETAVRLHLNIVQLIWNDGHYNMVQFQEQAKYGRDSGVNIGNVDFAKYAESFGATGLHAETPEQVTAALKQAFATDGPTVIDIPVDYRDNLKFASTLLKDVLN, encoded by the coding sequence ATGACAATTAACGGTGCTGAAGCGCTACTACAATCCATGATCAATCAGGGCATTAAATACGTGTTTGGCCTCCCCGGGGCCAAGGTCGACCAACTATTCGACCTCCTCACCTACAGCCAGGATCCCCGGACCCCCCAACTCGTGATTACCCACCACGAGCAAAACGCTGCCTTCATGGCCGCCGGTATTGGCCGACTGACCGGCAAACCCGGCGTGGTTGCGACAACCTCGGGCCCCGGCGTTTCCAACCTCGCGACTGGTCTCATCACCGCCACGTCCGAAGGAGACCCCGTGATTGCTTTAGGCGGTCAGGTGCCCCGCAATGACGTGGCCCGGCTCACGCACCAAAGCATCCCTAGCAAAGAACTCTTGACCGCCGCGACCAAGGATAGTGTCGAGGTCCAAGACGCCAACAACCTCTCCGAAACCTTTGCCAACGCTTATCAGACGGCGGTGGCCCCCAAGGCTGGTGCGACGTTCATTTCCCTTCCCAAGGATGTTCTGGACGATGCGGTGACCACCCCGGCGATTCAGCCGTTGGCCCCCATCGCCCAGGGGAGCGCCGACGCGGCGACCCTCGCGCAAGTTTCCGCCAAACTACAAGCCGCTAAACTCCCCGTGATTTTAGCCGGTATGCGTTCGTCGAGCACCGCCGTGACCGCGGCGATTCACGCGTTACTCCAGAAATTTTCCATCCCCGTGGTTGAGACCTTCCAGGGCGCCGGGGTCATCTCCCGTGACCTGGAAAAAGACTACTTTGGTCGGGTGGGGCTCTTCCGTAATCAGATTGGGGATGCCATCTTAAGGGAAAGCGACCTGGTCATCACCGTGGGGTACGACCCCGTCGAATACGAAGGCCGCCTGTGGAACCTCGATCGGACCGGCGACATCATCAACCTCGATAGTATCGCACCGGAAATTTCTAACGATTACCAACCCGACCTAGTCATCCAGGCCGACATTGCCAAGACCCTAACGGCGCTTAGCCAGAGCCTGCCTGCCATGACCCTTAGTGACGAGATGGTTGCTCACCTGCACCACTTACGCGATCACTTCGATTCTCAAGACGCCGTCCCCGCCACCACTGCGGGTCACGGGGTGCATCCTTTGGCTATCGTCCGGGCCTTACAGGACCAGGTCAACGACGACACCACGGTCACGGTCGACGTCGGTAGTCACTACATCTGGATGGCCCGGCACTTCCGCAGTTACAAGCCACGGCACTTGCTCTTTAGTAACGGCATGCAAACGCTAGGCGTGGCCCTTCCCTGGGCCATTGCGGCCGCACTCGAACGGCCCGACCAACACGTCGTCTCCGTGGCTGGCGACGGGGGCTTTCTCTTTTCCAGTCAGGAACTGGAAACGGCCGTGCGGCTGCACCTCAACATCGTGCAATTGATCTGGAACGACGGGCACTACAACATGGTTCAATTCCAAGAACAAGCTAAATACGGGCGTGATTCCGGGGTCAACATCGGCAACGTCGACTTCGCCAAGTACGCCGAAAGCTTCGGGGCTACCGGGTTACACGCCGAAACGCCGGAACAAGTCACGGCGGCGCTCAAGCAGGCATTTGCCACGGACGGGCCGACCGTGATTGACATCCCCGTGGACTACCGCGATAATCTCAAATTCGCGTCAACGTTACTCAAAGACGTCTTGAACTAA
- a CDS encoding class I SAM-dependent methyltransferase: MNLPNALTYSHFLLKECVYPGATVVDATVGNGHDTVFLAQLVGPAGHVIGFDVQAVALQHTQTQLTLTGLSARVDLHLTGHEHAAEYLANTQLAGAVFNLGYLPGGDKHRITQATTTLTAINALLPHLMRGGRLLLVVYSGHPGGAAEAQAVRDFCTALPQKTYQVLQYGFINQVHQPPYLLAIERR, translated from the coding sequence ATGAATTTACCCAACGCCTTAACCTATAGTCATTTTCTCCTCAAAGAATGCGTTTATCCGGGAGCCACCGTTGTCGATGCCACGGTAGGCAACGGTCACGACACCGTTTTTCTCGCCCAACTGGTGGGCCCCGCTGGCCACGTCATTGGCTTTGACGTCCAGGCGGTGGCCCTGCAACACACGCAAACCCAACTCACCCTCACTGGTCTGAGTGCTAGGGTCGACCTCCATTTAACCGGCCACGAACACGCCGCCGAATATCTCGCCAATACCCAACTAGCGGGCGCCGTCTTCAACTTGGGCTACTTACCGGGGGGCGATAAGCACCGCATTACCCAGGCAACGACCACGTTAACGGCCATCAACGCACTGCTCCCACACCTGATGCGGGGCGGACGCCTGCTGTTAGTGGTGTATTCCGGCCATCCCGGGGGTGCCGCCGAAGCCCAAGCCGTCCGCGACTTTTGCACTGCGTTGCCGCAGAAAACCTACCAGGTACTCCAGTACGGATTCATCAACCAAGTGCACCAACCACCCTATCTCCTGGCCATTGAACGACGTTAA
- the leuS gene encoding leucine--tRNA ligase translates to MAYKHQIIERKWQHYWRVNETFKASDNTTKPKYYVLDMFPYPSGQGLHVGHPEGYTATDIMARYKRMQGFNVLHPMGWDAFGLPAEQYALKTGHNPKDFTAHNIKNFKRQIRSLGFSYDWSREVNTTDESYYKWTQWIFEQLYKKGLAYEDKIMVNWAPDFMGGTVVANEEVVDGKTERGGYPVYRVPMRQWVLRITAYADRLLTDLDDLDWPESIKEQQRHWIGRSEGASIFFKIADHADAQIEVYSTRPDTLFGATYMVLAPEHKLVDEITTPEQHDAVQAYKEAIESKSDLERTDLNKDKSGVFTGAYGINPINGKKLPIWIGDYVLASYGTGAIMAVPAHDDRDNDFAKKFKLPIVQVIAPADGSDVDVQTAAYTGDGKHINSDFLDGMDKAEAMTAATDWLEAHDAGHKQVNFRLRDWIFSRQRYWGEPIPVIHWEDGETTLVPEDELPLRLPAAKQLEPSGTGESPLANLDDWVNVVDKNGRKGKRETNTMPQWAGSSWYFLRYVDPHNDKMIADPEKLKYWMPVDLYIGGAEHAVLHLLYARFWHKFLYDLGVVPTKEPFQKLVNQGMILGTNHEKMSKSKGNVINPDEIVEQHGADTLRLYEMFMGPLEASKPWSTEGINGSRRWLDRVWRLLIDDNNHLRDRVTMINDGQLDKIYNQTVKTVTEDIEAMRFNVAISQLMVFVNEAYKVDSLPLIYMEGFVKLISPIVPHIAEELWSLMGHDNTIAYAKWPTYDPKQLVEDVVEMVVQVNGKVRAHLKVAKDADKDTIEQAALADDTVKTHVDGKTIRKVIVVPGKLVNIVAN, encoded by the coding sequence TTGGCATACAAACACCAAATTATTGAACGTAAGTGGCAACATTACTGGCGGGTCAACGAAACCTTCAAGGCTTCGGATAACACGACCAAGCCCAAGTATTACGTCTTGGATATGTTCCCTTATCCATCCGGACAAGGCCTGCACGTGGGGCATCCTGAAGGGTACACCGCAACCGACATCATGGCCCGTTACAAGCGGATGCAGGGCTTTAACGTCTTACACCCCATGGGGTGGGACGCGTTTGGTTTACCAGCCGAACAGTACGCGTTAAAGACGGGGCACAACCCCAAGGACTTTACCGCCCACAACATTAAGAACTTCAAACGTCAGATTCGCTCGTTAGGCTTCTCCTACGACTGGAGTCGCGAAGTTAATACCACCGACGAATCCTATTACAAATGGACGCAATGGATTTTCGAACAACTCTATAAGAAGGGTTTAGCCTACGAAGACAAGATCATGGTTAACTGGGCACCCGACTTCATGGGGGGAACCGTCGTGGCCAACGAAGAAGTCGTCGACGGCAAGACTGAACGGGGCGGTTACCCCGTTTACCGCGTGCCAATGCGGCAATGGGTCTTACGGATCACGGCTTACGCCGACCGCTTGTTGACCGACCTAGACGACCTGGATTGGCCGGAAAGCATCAAGGAACAGCAACGTCACTGGATTGGTCGTTCCGAAGGGGCCAGCATCTTCTTTAAGATCGCCGACCACGCCGATGCGCAAATCGAAGTTTACTCGACGCGGCCCGATACGTTGTTTGGGGCGACCTACATGGTCTTAGCGCCGGAACACAAGCTGGTCGATGAGATCACCACGCCGGAACAACACGACGCCGTACAAGCCTACAAGGAAGCCATCGAAAGCAAGTCTGACTTGGAACGGACCGACCTGAACAAGGATAAGTCCGGGGTCTTCACCGGGGCCTACGGGATCAACCCGATCAACGGCAAGAAGTTACCGATCTGGATCGGCGATTACGTCCTGGCATCTTACGGGACCGGGGCCATCATGGCCGTTCCCGCCCACGATGACCGGGACAACGACTTTGCCAAGAAGTTCAAGTTGCCGATCGTTCAGGTCATCGCGCCCGCAGACGGCAGTGACGTGGACGTGCAAACGGCGGCCTACACGGGCGACGGTAAGCACATCAACTCCGACTTCTTAGACGGGATGGACAAGGCCGAAGCCATGACCGCGGCCACCGACTGGTTGGAAGCCCACGATGCGGGCCACAAGCAGGTCAACTTCCGGCTACGGGACTGGATCTTCTCACGGCAACGTTACTGGGGCGAACCGATTCCCGTTATCCACTGGGAAGACGGCGAAACCACGTTGGTTCCGGAAGATGAATTACCGTTACGCCTGCCAGCCGCTAAGCAACTCGAACCTTCGGGAACGGGTGAAAGCCCGCTGGCGAACCTGGATGACTGGGTCAACGTGGTGGATAAGAACGGTCGTAAGGGGAAGCGCGAAACCAACACCATGCCACAATGGGCCGGGAGTTCATGGTACTTCTTACGTTACGTCGATCCGCACAACGACAAGATGATTGCCGATCCGGAGAAATTAAAGTACTGGATGCCCGTTGACCTTTACATTGGGGGCGCCGAACACGCCGTCTTGCATCTGCTGTACGCGCGGTTCTGGCACAAGTTCTTGTACGACCTGGGTGTCGTGCCAACCAAGGAACCGTTCCAGAAGTTGGTCAACCAGGGGATGATTCTGGGGACCAACCACGAAAAGATGTCCAAGTCCAAGGGGAACGTCATCAACCCCGACGAAATCGTGGAACAACACGGGGCCGATACCTTGCGGCTGTACGAAATGTTCATGGGACCGTTGGAAGCTTCCAAACCGTGGAGCACGGAAGGTATCAACGGCTCTCGCCGGTGGTTAGACCGTGTCTGGCGACTGCTGATCGATGACAACAACCACTTACGGGATCGCGTCACCATGATTAACGACGGTCAACTAGATAAGATCTATAACCAAACGGTCAAGACCGTGACCGAAGATATCGAAGCCATGCGCTTCAACGTGGCCATTTCCCAGTTGATGGTCTTCGTCAACGAAGCCTACAAAGTGGACAGTCTGCCATTGATTTACATGGAAGGCTTCGTCAAGTTGATCTCGCCAATTGTACCGCACATCGCCGAAGAGTTGTGGTCCCTGATGGGTCACGACAACACGATCGCCTACGCCAAGTGGCCGACTTATGACCCGAAGCAATTGGTCGAAGATGTCGTGGAGATGGTGGTTCAGGTTAACGGTAAGGTCCGGGCACACCTAAAGGTGGCTAAGGACGCCGATAAGGATACCATTGAACAGGCCGCTTTAGCGGACGACACGGTTAAGACCCACGTGGATGGCAAGACCATCCGCAAGGTCATCGTGGTGCCCGGTAAGCTGGTCAACATCGTTGCTAATTAA
- the budA gene encoding acetolactate decarboxylase: protein MSNTTTLYQHGTLALLVPGLLDGTITMQDLLAHGDTGIGTGEGLDGELIILEGTPYQVDSHGQVNLVSADFTLPFANSHFAAYQPLMTVENARQADLPAQIMAETRSANTFFSVKITGTFTQMRTRAVQKSAQPYQSLAKTAATQRIFTRETVTGTLLSYYSPQIFDGVAVGGFHSHFMSADHDFGGHILDFATVDGEITWQQFDSLAQHLPTQSAAYMAHDFSQDDILGAIHQAE, encoded by the coding sequence ATGTCAAACACCACCACTTTATACCAACACGGGACCCTGGCCCTACTGGTACCGGGGCTCCTCGATGGAACCATCACCATGCAAGACCTATTGGCCCATGGTGACACGGGCATTGGGACCGGGGAAGGTCTGGACGGCGAGCTCATTATTTTAGAGGGCACACCCTACCAGGTCGATAGTCACGGACAGGTTAACCTGGTCTCCGCCGACTTTACCCTCCCCTTTGCCAACAGTCACTTCGCCGCTTATCAGCCACTGATGACGGTCGAAAACGCCCGGCAGGCCGACCTGCCGGCCCAAATCATGGCCGAAACCCGGAGTGCCAACACCTTCTTCTCCGTGAAGATTACGGGAACGTTCACCCAAATGCGAACGCGAGCCGTGCAAAAATCGGCACAGCCTTACCAGTCGTTAGCCAAGACAGCGGCGACCCAACGCATTTTTACCCGGGAGACGGTCACCGGAACCCTGCTTAGCTACTATTCTCCCCAAATCTTCGATGGCGTGGCCGTCGGCGGGTTCCACAGCCACTTTATGTCCGCCGACCACGACTTTGGCGGCCACATCCTGGATTTCGCCACGGTCGACGGCGAAATCACCTGGCAACAGTTCGACAGTTTGGCCCAACACCTGCCAACGCAAAGCGCCGCCTACATGGCTCACGACTTCAGCCAAGATGATATTCTTGGCGCAATTCACCAAGCCGAATAA
- a CDS encoding MarR family winged helix-turn-helix transcriptional regulator, whose amino-acid sequence MKNIGYLAQDISILHRQYYKDTKQQFDDLNLNPTAACILLTVGDYPTITQNHVARLLVVDKALATREINKMEKLGYLKKTNGTGKTKLLTLTVAGQQVVTTIQRIRVGWWERQFATTGITPESPLIAAIETVVGTIVGPDIAAARQLDDQD is encoded by the coding sequence ATGAAAAATATCGGCTATTTAGCGCAGGATATTTCGATCCTGCATCGGCAATACTACAAGGATACCAAGCAACAGTTTGACGATCTTAATCTAAATCCGACGGCAGCCTGTATTCTGTTAACGGTGGGCGATTATCCTACTATTACGCAGAATCACGTGGCACGGTTATTGGTCGTTGATAAGGCCCTAGCTACCCGGGAGATTAATAAGATGGAAAAGTTGGGTTATCTGAAAAAAACTAATGGCACGGGGAAGACCAAGTTGTTAACCCTGACGGTTGCGGGGCAACAAGTGGTCACCACTATCCAGCGGATTCGGGTCGGGTGGTGGGAACGGCAATTTGCAACCACGGGGATCACGCCGGAAAGTCCTTTAATTGCGGCAATTGAAACGGTGGTGGGAACCATCGTGGGGCCGGATATCGCGGCGGCCCGGCAGTTAGATGATCAAGATTAG
- a CDS encoding phosphatase PAP2 family protein produces MIVPKISRWRWGLTWIAGLLFLIDLWGVTTHQAWVTVVDTHLIHLIRQPLAPAGTQGMIMITSAGNPRCVVWITLLLLAVLVIARRFRAALMILINVAGWAGLGNTVIKNLVQRPRPTVHRLVAASSYSFPSGHSVTAMLLWGAVIVLTAYYLANHPVWKSVIISLASLWIVAIGVSRVFVGVHYPTDVLGGWLLGFCCLTLTQWALTRKGSEL; encoded by the coding sequence ATGATTGTGCCGAAAATTTCCCGTTGGCGCTGGGGTCTCACCTGGATCGCCGGCTTACTCTTCTTGATTGATTTATGGGGCGTCACGACTCACCAAGCCTGGGTGACTGTCGTCGATACTCACCTCATTCACCTGATTCGTCAGCCCCTAGCCCCAGCTGGAACCCAAGGGATGATCATGATCACCTCGGCGGGCAATCCCCGGTGCGTCGTCTGGATCACCCTATTGTTACTTGCCGTTCTGGTCATTGCCCGCCGGTTCCGAGCGGCCTTAATGATTCTGATCAACGTCGCTGGTTGGGCCGGATTAGGTAACACCGTGATTAAGAACCTAGTGCAACGCCCCCGACCGACCGTCCACCGACTAGTGGCCGCCAGTTCCTACAGCTTTCCTAGCGGTCACTCGGTTACCGCCATGCTGCTGTGGGGTGCCGTCATCGTGTTGACCGCCTACTATCTGGCCAATCATCCCGTGTGGAAATCGGTGATCATTAGCCTCGCCAGTCTCTGGATTGTCGCCATTGGCGTTTCCCGCGTCTTCGTGGGTGTCCATTATCCCACCGACGTTCTGGGCGGTTGGTTACTGGGGTTCTGTTGTTTGACCCTGACACAGTGGGCTCTCACCCGCAAAGGAAGCGAACTTTAG